A region from the Riemerella anatipestifer genome encodes:
- the lysS gene encoding lysine--tRNA ligase has protein sequence MHLSEQEIIRREKLEKLSQMGINAFPADEYAITHTTQSIKENFQEGSKVKIAGRLMSRRIQGKASFAELQDSEGRIQVYFNRDEICPDEDKTLYNEVYKHLLDIGDIIGVEGELFKTQVGEMTVMVKNFTLLTKTLRPLPQPRTDENGVVHDAFNDPELRYRQRYVDLTVNPHVKEIFVKRTKLFNAMRGFFNDAGYFEVETPILQAIPGGASARPFITHHNALDIPLYMRIANELYLKRLIVGGFDGVYEFSKNFRNEGMDRTHNPEFTAMEIYVAYKDYNWMMDFTERLLEHCATAVNGKPESQFGEHTINWKAPYPRISMTEAIQKFTGFDITGKTEEELRTFAKSIGIEVDDTMGKGKLIDEIFGEKCEGNFIQPTFITDYPIEMSPLTKKHRSKEGLTERFELMVCGKEIANAYSELNDPIDQRERFEEQLKLSEKGDDEAMFIDQDFLRALEYGMPPTAGLGIGMDRLVMFLTNNASIQEVLFFPQMRPEKTQPKVEIGENEEIILGILNKNNGKMLIADLKTQSGLSGKKWDKSSKLLVSNNLISLVTESDDKYFKLVVS, from the coding sequence ATGCATTTATCAGAACAAGAAATTATCCGTAGAGAAAAGTTAGAAAAACTTTCTCAAATGGGCATAAATGCCTTTCCGGCAGACGAATATGCTATTACACATACCACACAATCTATAAAAGAAAATTTTCAAGAAGGAAGCAAGGTTAAAATCGCTGGTAGGCTGATGTCTAGAAGAATCCAAGGGAAAGCTTCTTTTGCCGAATTACAAGATAGCGAAGGCAGAATACAAGTGTATTTTAATAGAGATGAAATTTGTCCTGACGAAGACAAAACCCTTTATAACGAAGTTTATAAACATCTTTTAGATATTGGAGATATTATAGGCGTAGAGGGAGAATTGTTCAAAACTCAAGTGGGCGAAATGACAGTAATGGTTAAAAATTTCACTCTATTAACCAAAACTCTTCGTCCACTTCCTCAACCAAGAACTGATGAAAATGGTGTGGTACACGATGCTTTTAACGACCCTGAACTTCGTTATAGACAGCGTTACGTGGATCTTACAGTAAACCCACATGTTAAAGAAATTTTTGTAAAAAGAACCAAATTGTTTAACGCAATGCGTGGGTTCTTTAATGACGCTGGATACTTTGAAGTAGAAACGCCTATTTTACAGGCTATTCCAGGTGGAGCTTCAGCAAGACCATTCATTACGCATCACAATGCCTTGGATATTCCATTATATATGAGAATTGCTAACGAGCTTTATCTTAAAAGGCTTATCGTAGGCGGATTTGATGGCGTGTATGAATTCTCTAAAAACTTCCGTAACGAAGGTATGGACAGAACTCACAACCCTGAGTTTACAGCCATGGAGATTTATGTGGCGTACAAGGATTACAACTGGATGATGGATTTTACCGAAAGACTGTTGGAACATTGCGCTACTGCGGTGAATGGGAAACCTGAATCTCAATTTGGCGAACATACCATCAATTGGAAAGCTCCTTATCCAAGAATTTCTATGACGGAAGCCATTCAGAAATTTACAGGGTTTGATATTACAGGAAAAACCGAAGAGGAACTTAGAACCTTTGCTAAGTCTATCGGTATAGAGGTAGATGACACGATGGGGAAAGGCAAGCTCATTGACGAAATTTTCGGAGAGAAGTGCGAAGGTAATTTCATTCAGCCGACTTTCATTACCGATTACCCTATCGAAATGTCGCCGCTGACCAAAAAACACCGAAGCAAAGAGGGCTTAACCGAAAGATTTGAATTGATGGTTTGCGGAAAAGAAATTGCGAATGCTTACTCTGAGCTTAACGACCCTATTGACCAAAGAGAACGCTTTGAAGAGCAGCTTAAACTTTCAGAAAAGGGTGATGACGAAGCGATGTTTATTGACCAAGATTTTCTAAGAGCTTTAGAATACGGTATGCCACCTACCGCTGGTTTGGGTATTGGTATGGATAGATTGGTGATGTTTTTGACGAATAATGCTTCTATTCAGGAAGTACTATTCTTCCCTCAAATGAGACCAGAAAAGACTCAGCCTAAAGTAGAGATTGGAGAAAACGAAGAAATTATCCTTGGTATTCTTAATAAAAACAACGGTAAAATGCTGATAGCGGACTTAAAAACACAATCAGGTTTAAGTGGAAAGAAATGGGATAAGTCTTCTAAACTATTAGTTTCTAATAATTTAATTTCTCTAGTAACTGAGAGTGATGATAAATACTTTAAGTTGGTTGTAAGTTAA
- a CDS encoding cytochrome-c peroxidase gives MRRSNAIFTVLLGAMLVSCTEQVDKGKAEYVFDTSGMSDLMRSANQYFKPVSITDKGDFSEDMINLGQKLYFDKRLSKNETISCNSCHNLNTFGVDNLPTSPGDTKEFGGRNSPTVIYASLHSQQFWDGRAKDVEEQAGMPILNPIEHNIPSEKFLEDRLRQIPEYQALFKKAFPNEAQPITYKNLTKAIGSFERQLLPESRFDKYLNGDENALTQKEKDGLKAFIDNACIACHNGPAVGGGSLQKFGVYADYWNYTKSKKIDLGRQDVTKDEKDKYLFKVPSLRNIEKTYPYFHDGSVASLEEAVRIMSKIQNNKDISDKDVENIVAFLKSLTADIDNKYKTVANK, from the coding sequence ATGAGAAGGAGTAACGCTATTTTTACAGTACTTTTAGGAGCTATGTTAGTAAGCTGTACTGAACAAGTGGACAAAGGAAAAGCAGAGTATGTGTTTGACACTTCTGGAATGTCTGATTTAATGAGAAGTGCTAATCAGTACTTTAAACCAGTATCAATAACTGATAAAGGTGATTTCAGTGAGGATATGATTAATCTTGGTCAGAAGTTATATTTTGACAAAAGACTTTCTAAAAATGAAACCATTAGTTGTAATTCTTGTCATAACTTAAATACTTTTGGTGTAGATAACCTGCCAACTTCTCCTGGAGATACTAAAGAATTTGGAGGACGAAACTCTCCTACCGTGATTTATGCTTCGCTACACAGTCAGCAGTTTTGGGACGGAAGAGCTAAAGATGTAGAGGAACAAGCAGGAATGCCTATCTTAAACCCAATAGAGCACAATATCCCATCTGAGAAATTCTTAGAAGACAGGTTAAGACAAATCCCTGAGTATCAAGCTTTATTTAAAAAAGCATTTCCTAATGAAGCTCAGCCTATTACTTATAAAAATTTAACTAAAGCGATTGGTAGTTTCGAGAGACAATTGTTACCTGAAAGTAGATTTGATAAGTATCTGAATGGAGACGAAAATGCATTAACACAAAAGGAAAAAGATGGTCTAAAAGCCTTTATAGACAATGCTTGTATAGCTTGTCATAACGGTCCTGCCGTAGGAGGAGGCTCTTTACAAAAATTTGGGGTTTATGCAGATTATTGGAACTACACTAAGAGTAAGAAAATAGATTTGGGAAGACAAGATGTAACTAAAGATGAGAAAGATAAATATTTATTTAAAGTACCAAGTCTTAGAAACATTGAGAAAACCTATCCTTACTTCCACGATGGTTCTGTAGCTTCATTAGAAGAAGCCGTAAGAATTATGAGTAAAATACAAAACAATAAGGATATTAGTGATAAAGATGTTGAAAACATAGTTGCTTTCTTGAAGTCGTTAACGGCAGATATAGATAACAAGTATAAAACAGTAGCTAATAAATAA